The sequence below is a genomic window from Chitinispirillales bacterium.
ATACGCCGTAATGTTCATCATAAGCAATTTCGCGAAAAAGAACGGCAATTTCCCCACTACGAAGAATGGAAAAATTGGCAAGGAAAAGACGAAAGGAGGTGTTGATGAATAACTGTGCGGTGTTTTTCGGCTCAAAAACTGCCGGATACGAACAAAATGCGAAAATTCAAAATGAAATTACTAAAGAAACGGTCAAATTTTGCATCGAAAAAGTTCCTGAATTCAAAAACGGCTTATGGCTTGATTTGGGAAGCGGAACCGGATTTGCACGAAAAAAACTCGTTGGAATTTTTAGAGAAATAAACATAATTTCTTTTGATATTTCTCTTATACCTCTTCTGCAAAATGAAAACAGTGTCTGCGGAGATTTTGATTTTTTCCCGTTTTCGGACAATTCTTTCGATAAAATAATTTCCTGCTCGGCTCTTCAATGGAGTAAAAATATTAAAAAAGTTTTGCAAAATTTATTTAACGCTATTAAAATTGACGGGAAATTGATAATCGCAATTTTTGGATACGGAACGCTTGAGAAATTACAGTTTTTGCAAAAAAAATTCGGAATAAAACCACTCGTTTCATTTTATAAACAAGAATTTTTGGAAGAAATTTTTCAGGAAGTCGGGTTTGGAGTCACCGCAAAAAATGAAAATATTTTTTTGCAGAAATTTAATTTCGCATATGATGCGCTGAAAAGTATTTCAAAAATCGGCGCGGCAAGCCACGACGGCAACATTCTTTCGTCAAAAAGTCTTAAAG
It includes:
- a CDS encoding methyltransferase domain-containing protein, with amino-acid sequence MNNCAVFFGSKTAGYEQNAKIQNEITKETVKFCIEKVPEFKNGLWLDLGSGTGFARKKLVGIFREINIISFDISLIPLLQNENSVCGDFDFFPFSDNSFDKIISCSALQWSKNIKKVLQNLFNAIKIDGKLIIAIFGYGTLEKLQFLQKKFGIKPLVSFYKQEFLEEIFQEVGFGVTAKNENIFLQKFNFAYDALKSISKIGAASHDGNILSSKSLKEFVLQYEKMFEDNEIIHEYKTFFYILEKR